A DNA window from Zingiber officinale cultivar Zhangliang chromosome 3A, Zo_v1.1, whole genome shotgun sequence contains the following coding sequences:
- the LOC122052011 gene encoding FCS-Like Zinc finger 3-like — translation MRRTTSMIEFEADAVLEDVEILQPPPEEDYIDCVVLPPQERGESSPEAKYLAMQAHVGGRRWKNSADLPAVETAPFLAACGLCKRRIGPGRDTFMYRGDIAFCSLECRQQQITQDERKENCLVTSAMVKVMDISSVGTSGTEQSAGDGEMVAAA, via the exons ATGCGGCGGACCACTAGCATGATCGAGTTCGAAGCCGACGCCGTTCTCGAAGACGTAGAGATCCTCCAACCTCCTCCCGAAGAGGATTATATCGATTGCGTCGTCCTTCCACCACAGGAAAGGGGGGAGAGTTCACCGGAAGCGAAGTACCTGGCGATGCAGGCGCACGTGGGCGGGAGGCGCTGGAAGAACTCGGCCGACCTACCGGCGGTGGAAACGGCGCCCTTCCTCGCCGCATGCGGCCTCTGCAAGCGCCGAATAGGGCCTGGCCGGGACACCTTCATGTACAG AGGCGATATTGCGTTCTGCAGCCTCGAATGCCGTCAGCAGCAGATAACACAGGACGAACGCAAGGAGAACTGTTTGGTGACTTCCGCCATGGTCAAGGTCATGGATATCTCCAGTGTTGGGACCAGTGGAACCGAGCAATCTGCAGGTGATGGTGAAATGGTCGCCGCAGCATAA